The genomic region AAAATGGCTTAACCGTCTCTACTAAAATGTGTCCAAGATATTGACTCAAATCCACCTGCAATATCCAACCAATCCGACATATGTGATCCTCTCCTTCTTTTTTCTTACAAATCCAGTATAAAAGCTCACTAAAAAAATTAAGACATGAAATTTACAGCTTCAGCTAAAAAATGTGTACTAATGGAAGAGCAAAAAAATTTTCATCTTTTTGCATAGATTGCTAAAATTCCTGAGCGTTACATAAGCAATGTTTCTCTTTTTGATATATAATTTTTTTATCATTTAAGAAAGGAGAATTCTAATGAAAACTTTAGATGCTATTGCATTAACTTTATTTTAACTTTATTAATAAAAAATACTTATTGAAAGGATGATTAAAAATGGCAAATGTACCTAGCATTCGCGACATGTTCCCTGATTTCAATGACGTGTTTAGTCCAGCATTCAATGATTTTTTAGGTGTTTCAAGTTATCCAAAAGTGGATTTAGTCGAAAATGAAAAAGAATACAAACTAACTGCTGATATGCCTGGCTATGACAAAGAAGACACGACAGTTGAATATTCAGATAATACTTTGACGATCTCCGCCAATCATGAGTCCCATACAGAAGATAAAGAAGATGGCAACTATGTACGGAAAGAAAGACATTCGGTCTCTTACAAACGTTCATTCTATCTTCCTAATGTTGATGAAGAAAAAATCACTGGAACCTTTAAAAACGGTGTGCTGAAATTAGTATTGCCTAAAACAGCTCATCAGCCAAAAGAAACAAAAAAAATTGAGTTAAATTAGAACTTATCGCGGCTCTTTGTCAAATGATGTTGGTAAAGAGAAATCTTAGAATAATTGGAGATCAAGTGGATCAGTTCCTCTTGATCTTTTTTAGTTGAAAATCAATGCGTTGCCATGACGAATCATGATGCGCAATTTGAAATTATAAAAGCTACGAAAGCCATATGCATTTCGTTTTAACACTTTGATATGGTTGTTCAGACATTCAAGTGGGCCATTTGAATAACTTTGTTGTAAAGCATTTTTGATTTGTGACAGAAATTTCTGGAACGTTCTCAAGGTCGTCTGATAGCCTTCGGGAAGCATGATATTATTGGTAAGTAGTTCTTCAAACGATACGTAGTCTCGTTCCTTTACAGCGTAAAGAAAGTCTTGATATAACTGATAGCCTACACGCAAAGCAGGGCTCCCTTTCAGTAAGCGATCCACAATATCGGTCTCTGTTAAATGAGCTTTGAAGCCAGGTCGCCAAAGGCGTCGAGTATAATCAAGCTTGCGTTCATCTTTTTGAAGAAGTTTCCAGTATCTTTTTAATTGCTTACCTAATTGATAGTGTTTTTGTTCTTTGCTTTTTAATAGTTGGTTCGTTTCTTTGATTCGATGATTGCGAAAGGTACGACCAATATGTTGGACGATGTGAAACCGGTCAATAATCAGCTGTGCTTTTGGAAACAGCTTTTTAACGAGCGATACATAGGGAGCGTACATATCAATCACGATCCATTCGACCGCTTCACGAATTTCTCGTGAAAAATGACTAAAATAACGTTTTAAAAAAGGCAGTTGTCGGTTCTCGACAATGTCCAATAAGCGCTGTGTTTGTCCATCCATCATGATGAAACTCATAGCACCTGAAACACCCCGAACTGATTTGAATTCATCAAAACAAAGTACCTTAGGTAACGGTGTCCGAAAAGGATTCAACGGACGATAAAATCGCTTCATAATACGGTAAACAGAAGAGACCGATAGATTTTTCTGAGCGGCGATCTCTGTCATTGAGGTATTTTTTTTCAGACGAGTCACGACAGACCAGCGGACTTTCTCACTGATGAAACAATGTTTTTTCGCAACAGAAGTATCTGCGACAAAGGTCCGCTGACAAGCTTTGCATTTGAAGCGTTGCTTTTTCAATTCGAGGTAGGTACGGTATTCAGAAACATCGTTCATTAACAACCGGACGGTTGTTGTACCCCAACGCACAATATCTGAAGCAATCTGGTGTTTACAGTGGATGCATTCTTGGGCTGTATAAATCAAGTTTCCACGATAAATATGACAGATTTGCCCTTTGTATTTTTCTTTTGTGAGACAATTTTCGTTAAAAGTAACTGATAAGTCTAGAATATCTAATGTTTCTTTGATAAGGTGAGTGTAAGACATCTTGATTCCTCCTTTTGGGTTGGTTCGCCAAATTAATTCTAAAGGATTTCAAGGTGTCTTTTCTATATGTTTTGGAAAATAAAAAAGATGCTGGTGTCATCCACCAACATCAAAAAGTATAGAGCCCTTATCGCCTCTCGATGGATGAGGGGCGATTTTTATATATTTGGATAAGAACGAGTATGTTTAAATTTTCAAAATGAGCAAAAAAATATTTTGTTTTTACGATAAAGATGTTATGATCTCTCTTGGTAAAAAATATGGGAGTTGATCATTTGATTGTCTTAAGTAAACTTTTGTTTTGGATACCATTTATCATAATGACCAGTGCTTTCTTTTACTTATTCAAAAGGCCTAATAAATACTTACTCTTATCTGCTTGTCCGATGATCTATTTTATCCATAAGATTAGAGGATTTTATTATTACGACTCTGGTATCTCATTGTTTTGCTACGAAATCAGCTTATTAGCTTCGGCCATCTTTTTCATATTTGTGTTAGAATATTTCAGAAAAAAATAAACTTCCAGTCCGTTTTGGCTGGAAGTTTTTCATTTGGTGCAGATCTTTTCAGCTGATATTCATACAAGTTGATCCATTTTTCTATTATTAAGTACATACCATTGTTACTCTTTGAATGTGGGGGAGAAAAAAATAAAAGGAGCTGGTATTTTGTTAGTTATGAGTAAAGCTTTGTTTTTACTTCCCTGCACGTTCATGTTTATTGTTTTATGTTATTTCAAAAGAAGAAAAAAATGGTGCTGGATCGATGTTCTACTATTCCTTCCCTTTTTCCCGCTTATTTATTTTCTTGAAGAAATATGGGATGATATGGCATGTGATTCTGCTTTTCTTTTTAGTCATTCATTGGGGTTTATGATCTCTCTTATGATCTTTGCCATTGTGCTATTTTTTTTGAATACGCGAATTGTAAAATTAAATTTGCTCTTTTCACTTTTCGGAATAAATTCACTGTGACTCTTGATACCTTCTTTGGTTCTGTTGCAAAGTTTTCCAAAAAATCTATTTTAGTGTAAAATTGAGAAAAAAGACAGAGAGGACAGAGTAATGAATCATTTTAAAGGCAAACAATTCAAAAAAGACGTCATTATTGTCGCTGTTGGTTACTACCTGCGTTACAATCTAAGCTATCGTGAAGTTCAGGAATTGTTATATGATCGTGGAATAAATGTTTGTCATACTACGATTTATCGTTGGGTACAAGAGTACAGCAAAGTCCTCTATTATCTTTGGAAGAAGAAAAATAGACAATCCTTCTATTCATGGAAAATGGACGAAACGTATATCAAAATTAAGGGACGTTGGCATTATCTTTATCGTGCAATTGATGCGGACGGCTTAACCTTAGATATCTGGTTACGAAAGAAACGGGATACGCAAGCAGCCTATGCTTTCTTAAAACGACTCCATAAACAGTTTGGTGAGCCGAAAGCAATTGTGACCGATAAAGCACCTTCTCTTGGCTCCGCCTTTAGAAAGTTACAGAGTGTGGGTTTATATACTAAGACAGAGCACCGAACTGTGAAGTATCTTAACAATTTAATAGAACAAGACCATCGACCTATTAAACGACGAAATAAATTTTATCAAAGTCTACGTACAGCCTCTTCCACGATTAAGGGCATGGAGACCATTCGAGGAATATATAAAAAGAACCGAAGAAATGGAACGCTCTTCGGCTTTTCGGTGTCTACTGAAATCAAGGTATTAATGGGAATAACAGCCTAAGATATTTGGAGTTCAGAGAGGGCGCGTTTGATTTTCAAACTTCGCAACAGAACCCCTTTAAAAACTAATAATTTTCTCATACTTAATTATCGCCCAATTGCTGTAAAGAACGATAATTTTTATTTAAATACACCCAAATTGAAAACTACCTGATCATCATTATCTAATGTAGTTTCACCTGCGCCTTTTTCACCCATTTTTCCATTGATAGTGAATGTCCAGTATTTATTTTGACTCTCATCTTGCGCATGACCATCAATTGAAGTAATAAAGCCATCCCTTTCTTTTACTTCAAAGTTAGCCTTTAAAATTACCAATAATGATTCTCCTGATTTGTAAGTGACTGTTTTTGAAGTGATCTCTTTATCACTATCAGTCAATTTTATCAGCGCGCTTGATTTAGCAACCTCGCTTGTTGCTTGAGTGGATGCTTTTGAAGAGGCTTGATCATTTTGATTTGATTGGCACCCTGTCATAATGAATAGTCCGATAAAAACGGTTAATAATGTTGCTAATTTTTTCAAGTTTAAAACCCTCTCTTAATGGAATACCTTCCCTGCTCGTTCATAAAATGGCTCTTTGGTAGCATAAACATGATTTACATAACGTGCAAGTACAAAAAATAAATCTGATAAGCGATTCATAATTTTGTATGCATGTAAATTGATAGGTTCATCTGAAACAATCAATCGTGTGATTTCACGTTCTGCCCGACGAATAACTGTTCGTGTAATTTGCATATCGCATGCCACCGGATGTCCTCCAGGTAAGATAAATTTTTCAATGACTGGAACTTTTGCTTGATAAAAATCAATCAGCGTTTCAATCTTAGTTACTTCTTCTTTCCCTACAATCATTTCTTTAATCCCGATGGGTGTAGCCAAGTCTGTTCCAATATCAAAAAGTAAAATTTGTAATACAACTAGTTCTTTTTTCAACAGCTCAAACTTTTTATCATCCAACTCTGAAATAATTTTACCGACCCAAGAATTTACTTCATCAACGCTACCGTAAGCACAAACGCGAGCGTCAGATTTTTTTATTCTTTCTCCACCAATAATACTAGTATTTCCTTTATCGCCGCTTTTAGTATAAATTTTCATCGAATAGCTCCTTTTACAAGCCACATTTTAGTTGTACTTTACAGTTAGTGCAGGTACTGCAACCACCAATTTCTTCAATTCTACCCTCATGGCAAATCGGACATATTTCTTCTGCTTCTGATGATTCTAATGAGTCAAGAGTAATTTGATTATCTGCCACCCCTACTACAGGTTCTTCAAATACATTGTCATCTGCTTCAAGTGTCAACACTTGCGAATCCCTGCTACCATCCACATAGACAGTTCCACCTTTAGCACCGCCTTGATACAGATCTTCATAGATCGCAGCTACTTGTTTCACTTGATAACCCTTAGGTGCATTGACTGTTTTTGAGATAGAGCTATCTACCCAACGTTGGATCGTACATTGAACACTCACGTGATCTTTTGGTGAAAGCTCCATGGCAGTGACAAAGAATGGTGGTAGATTATCCGCAGTTTTCTCTGGATTTTTTTCTAAATATTCACTGACTATTTCAGCGTTAACTTCAATGAATTTTCCTAAGCGACCACTTCTAAAATAAGAAAAAGAGAAATATGGTTCTAGTCCGGTTGAAACACCAGCCATAGTACCCGTTGACCCTGTTGGTGCGACTGTTAGTAAATGAGAATTACGAATACCGTATTTTAGAATCGCTTGTCGGATTGATTCCGGCATCTTCTTCATATAACCCGATTCAATAAAACGTTGACGAAGCGCGGTTGTTTCCTCGACTGTTTTGCCTACTAAAAATGGGAAGCTGCCTTTTTCTTTTGCTAGTTCGACGGACGTTTGATAAGCCGTAACAGCAATTTTTTCAAATACTTGATCTACTAAACGGTTTCCATCTTCAGATCCATAGACTTTTTCACAATAAATCAATAAATCTGCCAATCCCATGACCCCAAGTCCAACGCGTCGTTCACCTTTAGCTTGCTGCTCATTTTTTTTAAAAAAGTAAGGCGTCGCATCAATTACATTGTCCTGAAAACGAACACTAGCTCTTACGACATCAGTTAATTTTTCAAAGTCGACAACTTTCGTTTTTTTATCAACCATATTGGCTAAATTAATTGCTGCTAGATTGCATACCGCATAAGGCGTCAATGGCTGTTCCCCACATGGATTGGTTGCAACTACCTTTTGTCCGTAGGCTTGAGCATTGGTCATCTCATTAGCATTATCGATAAAAAATATTCCCGGTTCTGCTGAATACGTTGCACAATAAGTAATCAAATCCCACAATTCGCGAGCCTTGATCGTTTGATGTATTTTTACTTTACGCCCTGTTTCAGCCCATTCTCTGACATCTCCAATTTCCATCCAATGTTGATCATAATCAGCCATTTCACTAGCGTCATAGTCTTCGATTGCTGGAAAGCGTAACTCATAAGTTTGGTCGGTTTCGACAGCTTCCATAAATTCTTTTGTTAAACAGACGGAGATATTGGCTCCGGTCAAGAAATCAGGGTCTTTCACACTGTACGTACCACCCGCTTTTAATTTCTGTTGAGCCGTTTTTAAAAATTTATCCTCCATATCATTTGTCGGATGATCAACCAAAAATTCTAACCATTCTTTTTCATTTGCTGTCAGTGGTTCAAAAGTCAGTTTTTCACTAGCTAATTGGCGCACTGTCGGACTTTGGCTAGTGTGGATCAAATTTTGTAAAATGGCCGGATTCTGAATCTTAGAGATAATGAATTCAAAAATATCTGGATGCCAATCATTCAACATGATCATTTGTGCTCCCCGACGACTCCCGCCTTGTTCAACTAAATTCGTCAAATTAGCTAAGTCATTGAGCCACGAAACTGAACCTGATGATTTCCCATTCACCCCATGGACGATCGCCGATTTTGGCCGTAGCGTTGAACCGTTCGTTCCTACACCGCCACCGCGACTCATAATCTCCATCACTTCTTGACGATGTTTTGCTAGGCCCCCACGAGAGTCATGGATGAATGGCATAACGTAGCAATTAAAGTATGTTACTTCTGAATTCGTTCCTGCACCATAAAGTACACGACCAGCAGGAATGAGATTTTGCTCTGTCAAATGCTGATAAAACTCGGTAAAAAACTGAGCTTTTTTTTCTCCTTCAATATCAGAGATTCCTCTAGCAACACGAGCTGCAATTTGTTCAAAATAAAGTTCAAGCGGTTTCTCAACCTCATTTATATTTCGAATCACTCGTCCTGAAGCAATTTCTTCTGGATCAGTTAACGAGCTTTGAAATTCTTCCTCAATTCGAATTATCAACTGTTCCTTATTGATTTCTTCAATTTTTCCGATCCCTCTTGCTGGATATTGTGGATCAGCATGGGTTGTTAAAATAACCAAATCCCCGACTGTCAAAGTTTTTCCGCTCATATCTTTAAATGCATAGCGATCAAGCATGATTAATCTTGAAATCCCATCAAATGTTTGAGTCATTTCTGCAGTTATCTTAGCGACTTCTTTATAAGAAGAGATATCTTGATTTAATTTTTCTATATATTTTTTAGGATAATCCATTAAATACTACCACCTTTATCATCAACAAACACAACATATTGTGCCCGCCAATGATTATAGCACTATATAAAGTGTAATTCAATCTTGTAATTAATTTTTATTCTGATACAATGAGAACTATTATCAATTAAAACAAGGGAGTTTTCCTAGTGTTACCAACCTCTAATTCACGCTTTCCAATCAGAAGGATTACCACCCTCGCTTTATTTAGTGCCGCCTGTATTGTTGGTAGAATCCTTTTTAATTGGATACCGAATGTACAACCAATGACAGCCATTCTACTTTTACTCGCTTTTTATGGAAGTTATACAGATGCTTTAATCGTTACTTTAGTAAGCTTATTAGGCACGAACCTTTATTTAGGAATGGGTAGTTGGACAATCAGCCAACTGATCGCCTTCAGTAGTATCGTTACGGTTTTTCATTTTTTATCTAACTGTGCCCTGATTAAGCATCACATCTCTATCCAAGCAATCATTGCATTTTTATGTGGCCTTCTTTACGGATTGATCGTATCGAGAGTTGAAGTCTTTATATATCAACTACCTTCTTTTTGGGCCTATTATTTTCAAGGATTATTTTTTGATATCCTCCATGGAACGAGTAATTTAATCTTTTATCTTGTATTAGTTCCTGTGTTTAAACGAATTTTATTACCTGCTATTAATAGTTCGAAAAATAAATTAAATAGTTAGATGAGTATCTAAATCACAATATCTCTTATTAAATTAAACCTATAATTCAAATAGGAAGCCTTGCGTATTATTTAAGATGGTTCTGTTGCAAAGTTTTAAATAAAGAATAAAATCCCTTACGGTATCTATGATTTAAGCTGGGATTCCCAATAATACCTTGATTTCAGTACAGACCGAAAACCCGAAGAGAGTGCCTTCTTTTCGGGTTTTCTTATATAATCCTCGAATGGCTTCCATGCCTTTAATCGTGGTAGAGGCAGTGCGTAAACTTCGATAGAATTTATTGCGTCTCTTTACTGGACGATGGTCTTGTTCAATCAAATTATTCAGGTATTTAATGGTACGATGTTCTGTCCCTTGATAAAAGCCGCCGTATTCTTTTAGTTTCTTAAAGGCACTTGTAATAGAGGGGGCTTTATCTGTGACTACAACCTTCGGTTCATCAAACTGCTTCACTAACCGCTTAAGAAAAGCATACGCTGCTTGTGTGTCCCGTTTTTTACGTAACCAAATATCCAAGGTTAAACCATCTGCATCGATGGCTCGATACATATAATGCCATTTTCCTTTAATTTTGATGTACGTTTCATCCATTTTCCATGAATAAAAGGATTTTTTATTTTTCTTTTTCCAAATTTGATAGAGTAGTTTGCCATATTCTTGCACCCAACGATAAATCGTTGTATGAGAAATGTTAATGCCACGATCATATAAGATTTCTTGAACTTCACGATAGCTAAGGTTATAACGAAGATAGTAGCCCACGGCTACAATAATCACATCCTGCTGAAATTGCTTTCCTTTAAAATGATTCATCGTCATTCCTCCTGCTATCTTTTTCTATTATTCTACCTTATTTGATAGTAGATTTAAAACTTTGCAACAGAACCCTTTTTTATTAGATTTTTTGTTTGCTTCTTCCACCAACCAATCTAATTTGTCGTTAGTTTTTTTCTTAAACACAATCTTTCTTCGTTTGTGTTTAGTCGGCATGGTGTCCCCTGCTTTCTGGTACGGTGTCCCCTCTATCAATTGTTCTCTGTGTTTGATCACTATTCATTGAAAAAATATCAATCATAGATCTAGAATCATCTATCTTTTCACTCTGCATCTGTGCTATTGTCTCTGTTTGGTCATTTGTATTGGCGAATGTCGTAGTATTAATGCAATCTAATACCACCAATGCCCCTAATCTGATAGCAAGCACAAGTATCAATACTGTATAATTTGCTTTTCTAATTGCTGAAGCTTCTTTCCAATCATCGAAGACAAACACTAGTGAGATCCACAATAGAAAAAAATAGAGGCCTAACGCTATAATCACTTTTGTACTCCCCATATCTTCCACTCCTTAAAAAAAATAGTTGTTATGAAAAAGACAATTAAAAATGCTTCCTTTTCTTTACCCGTGGCAAAACAATTTTCCCACGATTTATCCTTACACCGTCTTTTACATAGCAACGATAACTACCATCAGGGGCTAAACAGACTTTTCCAATAGGTACCTCTGTCTTTTTTTTTGTACTTGGTAACTAAAACAATTTCCTCTAATTGGTAAATTGACTGTTTATCAACTACTTTGTTGTCAAATAATGATAAGACCATATTAGGAGCAACTTTAATCCCTAACATGATATTTGATTTTTCATTATCCCAAATCGGATCAACAGTTTTACCTATGGGAAGTGTGATTGATTTCATTGAAATTTCTTGCTGCATGAAAATACTCCCTTCTTCGTTTTTTTATTAACTAAACGTCTATTGTTTACTAAGTAAAAACGTAGAACGAATAATTCGCAGATTTTTGCAACCGGAGATAATCTAACTCCTATGAAGGCCGGATATTCGCTCAATACCTTGGGTATATCTTTGCAAATCCTTCAATGTTTTCAGGCACACCGATAATTCTATCGGTTACTCCAAGCCCCTTATTAGCCTTGCTGATTAACTTGGAGGGGGTTCTACATCCCAAAAATTCATGTATTTAGTTTTAGCTCCTTTTGTACTCGTTATCAGTACGCCAGGAAAGAATGTGTTAGAAAAAATTGCTAATTTAATTAGCAAACAATAGACGTTTAGACAGTTACAACTTCTCCTAGTTGCCTCTTTTAGAACTTTTACCAGCATAGTAATGATCAAGCATCTTCTTCGCGTGTTCACGATCCTCAATCTTCTCAATAAGTTGGTAAATATATAAAGCTCTATTTGTATTCCCCTTTTTATTTATAGACAACCAATTATTCTCTCTTGTAGTCCTGAGTCTTGCTCCTGCACAGGCTCTTTCTGCTATTACGTTGTTTTTCTTGTCAAAGACAAAACGAATTTTGGGATAAATAGTATTGATCCCCACTCTATCCACTTGGACCGGCACCTTTTCACCTCGCTCAAAAAGATAACAATACTTGACCGCAAATCCTTCTTCTAATACCAAATTTGACTGTTCAATAGTTTTATTTTCGTGCTGACTGTCTCCAAATCTTTCTCTCTGACTTCGATTCCAATAGATCCCATTCAAGCACCTCCAGAAATATTAATATATTTTTAAGTGAATTAGTCTTACCTCAAAACAACAAAAAAAGTGATGTTGAATTAATGTCCAACACGACTTATGCCACTGCTTCGGTCATTACCCTTTCCCCTTTCGAAGTCATTATCGTTCCATTTCAAGATGATCAGGATTCGATTTTTAA from Enterococcus faecium harbors:
- a CDS encoding Hsp20/alpha crystallin family protein → MANVPSIRDMFPDFNDVFSPAFNDFLGVSSYPKVDLVENEKEYKLTADMPGYDKEDTTVEYSDNTLTISANHESHTEDKEDGNYVRKERHSVSYKRSFYLPNVDEEKITGTFKNGVLKLVLPKTAHQPKETKKIELN
- a CDS encoding ISL3-like element IS1251 family transposase, producing MSYTHLIKETLDILDLSVTFNENCLTKEKYKGQICHIYRGNLIYTAQECIHCKHQIASDIVRWGTTTVRLLMNDVSEYRTYLELKKQRFKCKACQRTFVADTSVAKKHCFISEKVRWSVVTRLKKNTSMTEIAAQKNLSVSSVYRIMKRFYRPLNPFRTPLPKVLCFDEFKSVRGVSGAMSFIMMDGQTQRLLDIVENRQLPFLKRYFSHFSREIREAVEWIVIDMYAPYVSLVKKLFPKAQLIIDRFHIVQHIGRTFRNHRIKETNQLLKSKEQKHYQLGKQLKRYWKLLQKDERKLDYTRRLWRPGFKAHLTETDIVDRLLKGSPALRVGYQLYQDFLYAVKERDYVSFEELLTNNIMLPEGYQTTLRTFQKFLSQIKNALQQSYSNGPLECLNNHIKVLKRNAYGFRSFYNFKLRIMIRHGNALIFN
- a CDS encoding IS6-like element ISS1N family transposase; the protein is MNHFKGKQFKKDVIIVAVGYYLRYNLSYREVQELLYDRGINVCHTTIYRWVQEYSKVLYYLWKKKNRQSFYSWKMDETYIKIKGRWHYLYRAIDADGLTLDIWLRKKRDTQAAYAFLKRLHKQFGEPKAIVTDKAPSLGSAFRKLQSVGLYTKTEHRTVKYLNNLIEQDHRPIKRRNKFYQSLRTASSTIKGMETIRGIYKKNRRNGTLFGFSVSTEIKVLMGITA
- a CDS encoding DUF4430 domain-containing protein — translated: MKKLATLLTVFIGLFIMTGCQSNQNDQASSKASTQATSEVAKSSALIKLTDSDKEITSKTVTYKSGESLLVILKANFEVKERDGFITSIDGHAQDESQNKYWTFTINGKMGEKGAGETTLDNDDQVVFNLGVFK
- a CDS encoding cob(I)yrinic acid a,c-diamide adenosyltransferase — its product is MKIYTKSGDKGNTSIIGGERIKKSDARVCAYGSVDEVNSWVGKIISELDDKKFELLKKELVVLQILLFDIGTDLATPIGIKEMIVGKEEVTKIETLIDFYQAKVPVIEKFILPGGHPVACDMQITRTVIRRAEREITRLIVSDEPINLHAYKIMNRLSDLFFVLARYVNHVYATKEPFYERAGKVFH
- a CDS encoding vitamin B12-dependent ribonucleotide reductase → MDYPKKYIEKLNQDISSYKEVAKITAEMTQTFDGISRLIMLDRYAFKDMSGKTLTVGDLVILTTHADPQYPARGIGKIEEINKEQLIIRIEEEFQSSLTDPEEIASGRVIRNINEVEKPLELYFEQIAARVARGISDIEGEKKAQFFTEFYQHLTEQNLIPAGRVLYGAGTNSEVTYFNCYVMPFIHDSRGGLAKHRQEVMEIMSRGGGVGTNGSTLRPKSAIVHGVNGKSSGSVSWLNDLANLTNLVEQGGSRRGAQMIMLNDWHPDIFEFIISKIQNPAILQNLIHTSQSPTVRQLASEKLTFEPLTANEKEWLEFLVDHPTNDMEDKFLKTAQQKLKAGGTYSVKDPDFLTGANISVCLTKEFMEAVETDQTYELRFPAIEDYDASEMADYDQHWMEIGDVREWAETGRKVKIHQTIKARELWDLITYCATYSAEPGIFFIDNANEMTNAQAYGQKVVATNPCGEQPLTPYAVCNLAAINLANMVDKKTKVVDFEKLTDVVRASVRFQDNVIDATPYFFKKNEQQAKGERRVGLGVMGLADLLIYCEKVYGSEDGNRLVDQVFEKIAVTAYQTSVELAKEKGSFPFLVGKTVEETTALRQRFIESGYMKKMPESIRQAILKYGIRNSHLLTVAPTGSTGTMAGVSTGLEPYFSFSYFRSGRLGKFIEVNAEIVSEYLEKNPEKTADNLPPFFVTAMELSPKDHVSVQCTIQRWVDSSISKTVNAPKGYQVKQVAAIYEDLYQGGAKGGTVYVDGSRDSQVLTLEADDNVFEEPVVGVADNQITLDSLESSEAEEICPICHEGRIEEIGGCSTCTNCKVQLKCGL
- a CDS encoding IS6-like element IS1216 family transposase; amino-acid sequence: MNHFKGKQFQQDVIIVAVGYYLRYNLSYREVQEILYDRGINISHTTIYRWVQEYGKLLYQIWKKKNKKSFYSWKMDETYIKIKGKWHYMYRAIDADGLTLDIWLRKKRDTQAAYAFLKRLVKQFDEPKVVVTDKAPSITSAFKKLKEYGGFYQGTEHRTIKYLNNLIEQDHRPVKRRNKFYRSLRTASTTIKGMEAIRGLYKKTRKEGTLFGFSVCTEIKVLLGIPA